The genomic window TTTGCTCACCGTCGATTTCCACGAAGTTGGCTTTGGAATAGCTCGTATAGATGTTGGCGCCATAGTTTGAATCCGCAGAAATCGCCCGCAGTTGCAATTCTTCGTAAGTATGCGAAAAGGCCTTCTTCTCTCCGAGTTCTTCCAGAGCGCCCTCGTACTTTTCCCAATACGAAAGGAAGTTTACGCTGTCGATATAAACATAGCCATCGGCATCCGTTACATACTGGCAACTTTCATCGTCATAAGTGCAGCGGCCTTCGTAGACCTTCGCCCCTGCCATCGGGTTTCCCTCAGGATCCAGCACGCGGATACGTGAATTTATATACAAGTGGATATCCCTGTATGCCCCTCCGCCACAACTGGGCCGGACAACGTATTCGTCTTCGTCAAACCCGTAGGCGTATTTCTTTGCCAGCGCGCGTGCAGATTGTGCGGCAAGGCCGTATTCAGCGAGCGAGTCTCCCGGCAGAAAGTCGCCACATCCAGAGCCGCCTCCCTCATGAACGTCTTTGCGGAGCAGAGACGTATCGACCTTCGCGATAGGCTCTCCCGGCATATCGTAATCGAATGAATAGGGATCGTAGACTTCATCGCCACAGGCAATAAAGGCAAGACAAAGCGCCACCGAGGCGCCGCCAGAAAACAGATAACGGGAAATATTCAAGATAGCCTCCTTCTTTAATAACTTGTCTTAAATATACTTAAATATAGAAGGGCTATGCCAAGAAAAATGAAGAAAAATTGCCTTCTTTAGAGGGGCGCATACAAAAGCTAACTGAAGCGTTTCATATATGCCTTTTTTACAGCACAAACAACATTACCGGCCCTTGAACTGGTCTCCGAACTTGAGTTCTGTTTCCTTGGCTCCATTCAGGTTCACGAGACGGTCGGGATCGAATTTCAAATCCTTCGCCAAGCCTTCCTTGAGGGACTGCGCGCGATCAAGAAGTTCTGCGGCACACGTACTCGAGAGGAACGCCTGACGCACCTGCATCGCGACATCATCCGCACCGTTCACAGCATCGTCACACCGCGTCACACCGCAGTCCTTATAATCGAAAACGAATTAGTGTATCAAATGTATTCCCATCCCGTTATTCTGCCGGGCGAGAAACCTCAAGGGAAAAACACCCCATACCTAATTGCGAATTCGGCGATCCAATCGCAAATTCATAATTTCCCTCGGGCAATCCATATACATAGACAAACCCGTTCTTCTTGTCCTCTTCAGTCACCATCTGGCAGGGATAGAAATCATAAGGGAGGCCATCCCTTTCATAGTGACGCGACAAGCTTCCATCTTCCACTTGTACGCAAATGCCAAAACCAGCTTCCGCGATGGTTTCATTCAGCCTATCGTGGTACCATTCATCTTCTTCAGGCAAATAGATAGAATCCAGGTACAGTTTTGCCGAATACACCGGCTCCACGACAATCTTCTGCAATTCGGCCACGGGTTCCTCATCTATCATCACGACACGGGCGCGGGCAAAATAGGAGAACACATTGGCGCCAAGGCTAGAATCCGCAGAAATTACACGCAACTGCAATTCCTCATAGCGAGATTCATAGGCCTTATTCGATCCCAATTCCTCCAAGGCTCCTTCATATTTTTCCAAATAGGTCAAGTAGTTTACGCTATCCAGATAGATATAGCCATCCCTGTCCGTAGTATAATGGCAACCTTCATCACCATAGGCACACCTGCCTTCATAGACATCCGCTCCCACCACAGGATTACCCGCAGCATCCACCACCCGGACTCTCGCGTTCATGTACATATAGATATCCACATACGCTCCGCACATACTCCTACCGAGACCGCTTGCATATGTTTTCTTGGCCAATACATGAGCTTCATCCAAGAGATCACTGCAGGGGTCGCCTTCGACAACATTCCATCGAACAAGCGACGTATCCAAATCCGCAATGGGAATTCCCGAATTCGTTTCGCTAGATGTCGAAGCAGTACTGCCATTGTCGCCGCCACAGCCGACGAACATTCCGATGCCAAGGACCGCAAACGCGAGGCCCGTCTTTGTCAACTTCTTAATAAACATATCGATTTCTCCTTAACTTACTTTTTCAAATTTGTGAATAAATGAATGTTCAACTGGTGGACCCCAGTCGCCTTTTTTCTGTCCTGCGCAATAATCTTGCGCACCCTGGCCTTCAGGCCCTGGATTTCCTTGGCTATCGCCTTGAATGCGTCATCGGAAACGCTGAAAGTAAACGTTCCCATATCCGACGGATTCTCATTATTCGCAAGTAACGCCTGCTTGGAAAGTTCGAAGCACTGCAACTGATACTGGCGAACCAGATCGCTGTTGTTATAGGCACCGCTGCTTACCGACTCACGGCAACTTTTCCAGAAGCCGTCTTCGTTCTTCCGAACAAAACCAAGGCGTTCCAGCAATTCCAGGGAACGTTTCAGGGTACCCACGGAAACCTTCGGGAAAATCAGTTTCTGGACGGGTTCAAGGTCGTCCGAAACATCCACGACTTCCAACGCCGTAAACAGCACGCTGTTATACCAGTGGTTGTAATATTCGTAGGCGTCTTCGTTCAGGATGCGGTGGGAATCCGGATGCTGTTTCAGCAGTTCCTCGAAAAAAGCGTTCCGTTCCGTCGCGGTCTTCGCCTGGTCCAGATTCACCAGAGTTTCAAAATACCTTGCCTCTTTTTTGTTCAGGCCAAGCACATCAACAAACTTGGGAATCATGCGACTGGAAAGTTTTTTACCCTTGACGATGTCGTTATAGTAGCTGCGAGTCTTGGGGAGCCCCAGCAGCACACATGCCCCAGCCCTTGTAAAATCAGGGTCTGTCAACACGCGGGCCGCCTGGTACTCGTCCAGGTACTTGCGGAAATTTGTGAACTGAAATATGTCAATAATTTTATCCATGTCCTAAATGTACTCAAATTTTGACTCAAAGTCAAGACATTTTCGTAAAAATTTGAGATTTTTTTTGAGTACATTTTGTGATTATGGACTAACGACCCTTGAACTGGTCGCCAAACTTCAGCTCAGTTTCTTTCGCTCCATTCAGGTTCACGAGACGGTCGGGATCGAATTTCAAATCCTTCGCCAAGCCTTCCTTGAGGGACTGCGCGCGATCAAGAAGTTCTGCGGCACACGTACTCGAGAGGAGCGCCTGACGCACCTGCATCGCGACATCATCCGCACCGTTCGCAGCATCGTCACACCGCGTCACACCG from Fibrobacter sp. includes these protein-coding regions:
- a CDS encoding TIGR02147 family protein, with protein sequence MDKIIDIFQFTNFRKYLDEYQAARVLTDPDFTRAGACVLLGLPKTRSYYNDIVKGKKLSSRMIPKFVDVLGLNKKEARYFETLVNLDQAKTATERNAFFEELLKQHPDSHRILNEDAYEYYNHWYNSVLFTALEVVDVSDDLEPVQKLIFPKVSVGTLKRSLELLERLGFVRKNEDGFWKSCRESVSSGAYNNSDLVRQYQLQCFELSKQALLANNENPSDMGTFTFSVSDDAFKAIAKEIQGLKARVRKIIAQDRKKATGVHQLNIHLFTNLKK